From Vigna unguiculata cultivar IT97K-499-35 chromosome 5, ASM411807v1, whole genome shotgun sequence, the proteins below share one genomic window:
- the LOC114183697 gene encoding cytokinin riboside 5'-monophosphate phosphoribohydrolase LOG1-like produces MEKETEMKQSKFKRICVFCGSSPGNKTTYKDAAIELGRELVSRNIDLVYGGGSIGLMGLISQAVYEGGRHVIGVIPKTLMPRELTGETVGEVKAVADMHQRKAEMAKRSDAFIALPGGYGTLEELLEVITWAQLGIHDKPVGLLNVDGYYNTFLSFIDKAVEEGFISPTARHIIVSAPTPKELVKKMEEYFPQHERVVSKVSWESEQLH; encoded by the exons ATGGAGAAAGAAACAGAGATGAAGCAATCCAAGTTCAAGAGGATTTGTGTCTTCTGTGGCAGTAGTCCAGGGAACAAAACTACTTACAAGGACGCTGCTATTGAGCTTGGAAGGGAATTG GTGTCGAGAAATATCGATCTAGTGTATGGAGGGGGCAGCATTGGTTTGATGGGGTTGATTTCTCAGGCTGTTTACGAGGGTGGTCGGCATGTAATCGG AGTTATTCCCAAGACACTTATGCCAAGAGAG CTCACTGGAGAAACAGTGGGGGAAGTGAAGGCGGTAGCAGACATGCATCAGAGAAAAGCAGAGATGGCCAAACGCTCTGATGCCTTTATTGCCTTACCTG GTGGTTATGGGACACTTGAGGAACTCCTTGAGGTGATAACATGGGCTCAACTTGGCATCCATGATAAACCG gTGGGGTTGCTGAACGTTGATGGATACTACAATACCTTTTTGTCTTTCATTGACAAAGCAGTGGAAGAAGGGTTCATCAGTCCCACTGCACGCCATATAATTGTATCAGCACCAACACCAAAAGAACTTGTCAAAAAGATGGAG GAATATTTCCCACAACATGAAAGAGTTGTCTCCAAGGTAAGCTGGGAAAGTGAACAACTACATTAG
- the LOC114185658 gene encoding uncharacterized protein LOC114185658 isoform X1 has protein sequence MYRGTFKRANESTRILVTAIMGIAFGFFVGISISSVHLRKISLVSSPVVNSFDVPVAEDEIERFSAEVERSPAVIDESSGTKNLEVLGSIKLPKIFVASNPRGAESLPPGIVVSESDFYLRRLWGEPSEDLKKKPKYLVTFTVGYEQRQNINAAVKKFSDDFAILLFHYDGRTSGWDRFEWSKNAIHVSVRKQTKWWYAKRFLHPDIVAAYEYIFIWDEDLGVEHFNADRYIDLVKKYGLEISQPGLEPNKGLTWEMTKRRGDKEVHMVTEEKPGWCSDPHLPPCAAFVEIMAPVFSREAWRCVWHMIQNDLVHGWGLDFALRRCVEPAHEKIGVIDSEWIVHQGIPSLGRQGEADKGKNPGDLVRARCKSEWAQFQVRLTNSDKAYLEGLKRNGKN, from the exons ATGTATCGAGG CACATTTAAAAGAGCAAATGAAAGTACTCGGATTCTCGTCACAGCTATCATGGGAATTGCCTTTGGATTTTTTGTTGGTATTTCAATTTCATCTGTGCATTTGAGGAAG ATTAGCTTAGTTTCATCACCTGTAGTGAATTCTTTTGATGTACCTGTAGCTGAAGATGAAATAGAGAGATTTTCGGCTGAAGTAGAAAGATCTCCTGCTGTTATCGATGAGTCTTCAGGAACCAAAAATCTTGAAGTCTTAGGGTCAATTAAATTACCAAAG ATATTTGTTGCGTCAAATCCTCGTGGAGCTGAATCACTACCCCCTGGAATTGTTGTATCAGAATCTGATTTTTATTTACGCAGATTATGGGGCGAACCTAGTGAG GATCTGAAGAAAAAGCCAAAGTATTTAGTTACATTCACTGTTGGCTATGAACAGAGGCAAAATATCAATGCTGCAGTGAAGAAG TTTTCTGATGATTTTGCAATTTTGCTCTTTCATTATGATGGTCGGACTAGTGGATGGGATCGATTTGAGTGGTCAAAGAATGCAATCCATGTTAGCGTAAGGAAACAAACTAAATG GTGGTATGCTAAAAGATTTTTGCACCCTGATATAGTGGCAGCTTatgagtatatttttatttgggATGAAGATCTTGGAGTAGAGCACTTCAATGCAGACAG GTATATTGATTTAGTGAAAAAATATGGTTTGGAGATCTCTCAACCTGGTCTAGAGCCCAATAAGGGATTGACATGGGAGATGACAAAAAGGAGGGGTGACAAAGAAGTTCACAT GGTTACAGAAGAGAAACCAGGCTGGTGTAGTGATCCACATTTGCCTCCTTGTGCTGC ATTTGTGGAAATTATGGCACCTGTCTTTTCTCGTGAAGCTTGGCGTTGTGTGTGGCACATGATTcag AATGATCTAGTGCATGGATGGGGGCTGGACTTTGCTCTCAGAAGATGTGTAGAG CCAGCACACGAAAAAATTGGAGTAATTGATTCAGAATGGATTGTTCATCAAGGAATTCCTTCTCTCGGGAGGCAG GGAGAGGCTGACAAAGGAAAAAATCCTGGGGATTTG GTCCGAGCCCGATGCAAAAGTGAATGGGCCCAGTTTCAAGTTCGCCTAACCAATTCTGATAAGGCTTATCTTGAAGGACTTAAACGTAATGGGAAAAATTGA
- the LOC114185658 gene encoding uncharacterized protein LOC114185658 isoform X2, translating into MGIAFGFFVGISISSVHLRKISLVSSPVVNSFDVPVAEDEIERFSAEVERSPAVIDESSGTKNLEVLGSIKLPKIFVASNPRGAESLPPGIVVSESDFYLRRLWGEPSEDLKKKPKYLVTFTVGYEQRQNINAAVKKFSDDFAILLFHYDGRTSGWDRFEWSKNAIHVSVRKQTKWWYAKRFLHPDIVAAYEYIFIWDEDLGVEHFNADRYIDLVKKYGLEISQPGLEPNKGLTWEMTKRRGDKEVHMVTEEKPGWCSDPHLPPCAAFVEIMAPVFSREAWRCVWHMIQNDLVHGWGLDFALRRCVEPAHEKIGVIDSEWIVHQGIPSLGRQGEADKGKNPGDLVRARCKSEWAQFQVRLTNSDKAYLEGLKRNGKN; encoded by the exons ATGGGAATTGCCTTTGGATTTTTTGTTGGTATTTCAATTTCATCTGTGCATTTGAGGAAG ATTAGCTTAGTTTCATCACCTGTAGTGAATTCTTTTGATGTACCTGTAGCTGAAGATGAAATAGAGAGATTTTCGGCTGAAGTAGAAAGATCTCCTGCTGTTATCGATGAGTCTTCAGGAACCAAAAATCTTGAAGTCTTAGGGTCAATTAAATTACCAAAG ATATTTGTTGCGTCAAATCCTCGTGGAGCTGAATCACTACCCCCTGGAATTGTTGTATCAGAATCTGATTTTTATTTACGCAGATTATGGGGCGAACCTAGTGAG GATCTGAAGAAAAAGCCAAAGTATTTAGTTACATTCACTGTTGGCTATGAACAGAGGCAAAATATCAATGCTGCAGTGAAGAAG TTTTCTGATGATTTTGCAATTTTGCTCTTTCATTATGATGGTCGGACTAGTGGATGGGATCGATTTGAGTGGTCAAAGAATGCAATCCATGTTAGCGTAAGGAAACAAACTAAATG GTGGTATGCTAAAAGATTTTTGCACCCTGATATAGTGGCAGCTTatgagtatatttttatttgggATGAAGATCTTGGAGTAGAGCACTTCAATGCAGACAG GTATATTGATTTAGTGAAAAAATATGGTTTGGAGATCTCTCAACCTGGTCTAGAGCCCAATAAGGGATTGACATGGGAGATGACAAAAAGGAGGGGTGACAAAGAAGTTCACAT GGTTACAGAAGAGAAACCAGGCTGGTGTAGTGATCCACATTTGCCTCCTTGTGCTGC ATTTGTGGAAATTATGGCACCTGTCTTTTCTCGTGAAGCTTGGCGTTGTGTGTGGCACATGATTcag AATGATCTAGTGCATGGATGGGGGCTGGACTTTGCTCTCAGAAGATGTGTAGAG CCAGCACACGAAAAAATTGGAGTAATTGATTCAGAATGGATTGTTCATCAAGGAATTCCTTCTCTCGGGAGGCAG GGAGAGGCTGACAAAGGAAAAAATCCTGGGGATTTG GTCCGAGCCCGATGCAAAAGTGAATGGGCCCAGTTTCAAGTTCGCCTAACCAATTCTGATAAGGCTTATCTTGAAGGACTTAAACGTAATGGGAAAAATTGA